One Anopheles marshallii chromosome 3, idAnoMarsDA_429_01, whole genome shotgun sequence genomic region harbors:
- the LOC128715965 gene encoding septin-interacting protein 1 translates to MADEEYERFEITDYDLDNEFNPNRGRRRPTKHQQIYGIWADDDSENDGDEGTSTGGGRRRGRQIGKKPKDYSAPIGFIAGGIQQSGKKPDPAKERKASDEEEDEEDEGDSRPRFGSKVTANASNTSSESEDDKPPAHDMRSMAGFRTFSSGPQIAAKGGKNVGNWEQHTRGIGAKLLLQMGYQPGKGLGKELQGISAPIEAHLRKGRGAIGAYGPEKKTVVADAKQKQKHADDTKALPAGGKEEESGQWRKDGKQGKSRYFYKSVEDVIEKGKKSTLATYAPFDKSAAKLSQVTVIDMTGPEKRVLSGYHALGQAKVIDEELYEPTLLGNKTTVKETTHFALPELMHNLNLMVDYCEQDIIAIDKQKCEAKDREEQLLHEKQNLLRISELEKDYLHTLDGALELVRALVEPVGGAIELEECERIFVRLYADYPAECKEFGLSDLAAGVVAPLIAARLKEWTPFTEPTRHLDVFKRWKSILASANTDSNSSNSLLDPYSAVVWTGVVPSIRGAANEWNPRVHQPMIALLDAWAPLLPAWILDNVLEQIVLVKLSAAVIEWDPLTDTVPIHCWIHPWSDLLGPKMEGNVYPAIREKLARALKAWHPEDRSARAMLTPWKGVFAEEDLQLFLAKNIIPKLELRLTEQIVNPLQQDLEIFNQVWEWHEIISPLQMATMLDKYFFPKWLQTLVIWLNQSPNFDQVSRWYQGWKAQFTDDVVRHPNIKECFRKALELMQRSIGMGSTAGGASNSPPTLEPIPPPPKPPIPMDMDVQQQPMLEFKELVSQKCAERGIIFAPMPGRRELGKQVYRVGKLFCYIDRSVCIISPDGGVSWTPISLSALLERAVSG, encoded by the coding sequence ATGGCCGACGAAGAGTACGAACGCTTCGAAATCACCGATTACGATCTGGACAATGAGTTTAACCCAAACCGGGGACGTCGGCGACCAACGAAACATCAACAGATTTACGGCATCTGGGCTGACGATGATTCAGAGAACGATGGCGACGAAGGCACTTCTACGGGTGGCGGTCGACGTCGAGGTCGCCAGATTGGGAAGAAACCAAAGGACTACTCGGCCCCAATCGGATTCATTGCCGGTGGTATACAGCAGTCGGGCAAAAAACCTGACCCGGCCAAGGAACGAAAAGCGtccgacgaggaagaggaCGAAGAGGATGAGGGTGACTCACGGCCACGGTTTGGTTCGAAAGTAACGGCAAACGCTAGTAATACATCGTCCGAGTCGGAGGACGATAAACCACCCGCACATGATATGCGATCGATGGCTGGCTTTCGAACATTCAGCAGTGGTCCGCAGATAGCGGCCAAAGGTGGTAAAAACGTCGGCAATTGGGAGCAACACACGCGTGGCATCGGTGCGAAGTTGCTGCTACAAATGGGTTACCAACCGGGCAAAGGTTTGGGTAAAGAATTGCAGGGCATTTCGGCCCCGATAGAGGCGCATCTACGGAAGGGCCGTGGTGCTATCGGTGCTTACGGGCCGGAAAAAAAGACTGTCGTTGcggatgcaaaacaaaaacagaagcaCGCGGATGATACAAAGGCTTTGCCTGCTGGAGGCAAGGAAGAAGAAAGTGGTCAATGGCGCAAAGATGGCAAGCAGGGGAAATCGCGCTACTTTTACAAATCCGTCGAGGATGTCATTGAGAAGGGTAAAAAATCAACGTTGGCAACATACGCTCCGTTCGATAAGAGTGCAGCCAAGCTCAGCCAGGTAACGGTCATCGATATGACGGGACCGGAAAAGCGCGTCCTCAGCGGATACCATGCACTCGGCCAGGCAAAGGTGATCGATGAGGAGTTGTACGAGCCGACGCTGCTGGGTAACAAAACCACCGTCAAAGAAACGACCCACTTTGCTCTTCCCGAGCTAATGCACAACCTTAATCTGATGGTAGACTACTGCGAACAGGACATAATCGCGATCGATAAGCAAAAGTGTGAGGCTAAAGATCGCGAAGAGCAACTGTTGCACGAGAAGCAGAATCTGCTTCGTATCAGTGAGCTGGAGAAGGATTATCTCCACACGCTGGATGGAGCGCTTGAGTTGGTTCGTGCGCTAGTCGAACCGGTTGGGGGAGCGATTGAACTGGAAGAATGCGAGCGAATTTTTGTTCGGCTGTACGCTGACTATCCGGCCGAGTGTAAAGAGTTCGGGCTGTCGGATCTTGCAGCAGGTGTGGTTGCACCACTGATCGCGGCACGACTTAAGGAATGGACTCCGTTCACGGAACCGACGCGCCATTTGGATGTGTTTAAACGCTGGAAATCTATCCTGGCCTCTGCCAACACGGACAGCAACAGTAGCAATAGTCTGCTCGATCCTTACTCGGCCGTTGTATGGACGGGTGTAGTACCCAGCATTCGAGGTGCTGCAAATGAATGGAACCCGCGCGTTCATCAACCAATGATCGCGTTGCTAGATGCGTGGGCACCTCTTTTACCCGCCTGGATACTGGATAATGTGCTGGAACAGATCGTGCTGGTCAAGCTATCCGCAGCGGTCATCGAATGGGATCCCCTGACCGATACGGTCCCCATACACTGCTGGATCCACCCTTGGAGTGATCTGCTCGGACCGAAGATGGAGGGTAACGTTTATCCGGCGATACGTGAAAAGTTAGCCCGAGCGCTGAAAGCCTGGCATCCGGAAGATCGTTCCGCGAGGGCTATGTTAACCCCCTGGAAGGGAGTTTTTGCCGAGGAAGATCTGCAACTGTTCCTTGCGAAAAACATTATCCCCAAGCTAGAACTACGACTAACCGAACAGATCGTGAACCCGCTGCAGCAAGACTTGGAAATATTCAACCAGGTGTGGGAATGGCATGAAATTATCTCACCGCTCCAGATGGCCACCATGCTCGACAAGTACTTCTTCCCGAAGTGGCTCCAAACGTTGGTCATCTGGCTAAATCAATCGCCCAACTTTGATCAAGTGTCGCGCTGGTACCAGGGCTGGAAGGCACAGTTCACGGACGATGTTGTGCGCCATCCGAACATAAAGGAATGTTTCCGCAAAGCGCTGGAACTGATGCAGCGTTCGATTGGGATGGGATCGACGGCAGGGGGTGCGTCTAATTCACCTCCCACGCTGGAACCGATACCTCCACCACCGAAACCACCTATCCCGATGGATATGGACGTACAGCAGCAACCGATGCTTGAGTTTAAAGAGCTCGTGTCGCAAAAGTGTGCCGAACGGGGTATCATTTTTGCCCCGATGCCGGGACGCCGTGAGCTGGGCAAACAGGTGTACCGCGTTGGGAAGCTGTTTTGCTACATCGATCGGTCCGTGTGCATCATCAGTCCGGATGGGGGTGTTAGCTGGACACCCATCTCTTTATCAGCACTGCTGGAACGAGCCGTCAGTGGGTAA